The proteins below come from a single Aegilops tauschii subsp. strangulata cultivar AL8/78 chromosome 6, Aet v6.0, whole genome shotgun sequence genomic window:
- the LOC109773216 gene encoding protein PHOSPHATE STARVATION RESPONSE 3, producing MSTQSVIPVKHFIAPDIRAHTCNAPQPSVHQMFNAKSDIYSSADDTSRVSYADLSDPNSSSSSTFCTSMYSSSSTKPSGFSFLPHPSKCEQQQVSAAKSSSSSLLFAADPSTGVHGDLEHPLDLKDFLNLSGNASDSSFRGGGNAMDFSEQLEFQFLSEQLGIAITDNEESPRLDDIYGIPPQCSPSLVSPSSDHEDLRSGGSPVEAQLTSSHSSSGATCSKTRMRWTLELHERFVEALKKLGGPEKATPKGVLKLMKVEGLTIFHVKSHLQNYRHVKYIPEKKEVKRPCSEDNNAKSASGIDSGNKKSFQMAETLRMQMEVQKQLHEQLEVQRELQLRIEEHARYLQQILEQQKARKSTVPKPEEKTEVNTTSAPPLKRKISDTE from the exons ATGAGCACACAGAGTGTAATTCCTGTGAAACATTTCATTGCTCCTGACATCAGGGCTCACACCTGCAATGCTCCACAACCTTCAGTCCATCAAATGTTCAATGCTAAATCCGATATTTACAGTTCGGCAGATGATACTTCCCGAGTCTCGTATGCTGACCTATCAGACCCGAATTCATCCAGCTCTTCCACATTCTGCACAAGCATGTACTCATCGTCGTCGACAAAACCCAGTGGATTTTCTTTCCTGCCCCATCCTTCTAAATGTGAGCAGCAGCAGGTATCAGCTGCAAAATCATCGAGCTCTTCTTTGCTGTTTGCTGCTGATCCAAGCACTGGCGTTCATGGTGATCTTGAACATCCACTTGATCTCAAGGACTTCCTTAACCTCTCCGGCAACGCTTCTGACAGTAGCTTCCGTGGAGGAGGCAATGCCATGGATTTCAGTGAGCAGCTGGAGTTTCAGTTCTTGTCTGAACAACTTGGGATTGCCATCACCGACAACGAGGAGAGCCCTCGGTTAGAT GACATATATGGCATACCGCCGCAATGCTCACCTAGTCTAGTATCCCCTTCCTCTGACCATGAGGATCTGCGCAGTGGGGGTTCTCCGGTTGAAGCCCAGTTGACGTCATCACATTCTTCATCTGGAGCAACATGTAGCAAAACGAGAATGAGATGGACACTTGAGCTCCATGAGCGTTTTGTGGAGGCTCTGAAAAAGCTCGGAGGACCGGAAA AGGCAACTCCCAAGGGTGTGCTGAAGCTTATGAAGGTAGAAGGCTTGACAATCTTTCACGTAAAGAGCCATTTGCAG AACTATCGACATGTGAAGTATATTCCGGAGAAAAAAGAAG TGAAGAGACCATGTTCAGAAGATAACAACGCAAAATCAGCATCTGGAATTGATTCTGGCAACAAGAA GAGTTTTCAAATGGCGGAAACTCTACGGATGCAAATGGAGGTTCAGAAACAGCTCCATGAGCAACTAGAG GTGCAAAGGGAATTACAGCTGCGCATAGAGGAGCATGCAAGATATTTGCAGCAGATACTAGAACAACAGAAGGCCAGAAAATCTACGGTGCCGAAACCAGAGGAGAAAACAGAGGTCAACACCACTTCAGCTCCGCCGCTGAAGCGTAAAATTTCAGACACCGAATAG
- the LOC109773219 gene encoding putative vacuolar cation/proton exchanger 4 isoform X2 — translation MFGSLKFVLLKSKLNLLIPSGFVAIVVKDMTGNNGWVFPLTLLGIIPLAERLGFATEQLAFFTGPTVGGLLNATFGNATELIISIHALRSGKLRVVQQSLLGSILSNLLLVLGCAFFSGGVTCGKTEQKFSKSEAVVSSGLLLMAVLGLLPPTVLHYTHSEVHSGKSGLALSRFSSCVMLVAYACYIYFELTTSRRREESNQGRGENVGDADNNEAPDISKWEAIAWLAILTIWISVLSDYLVNAIDGASQAWNIPVAFISVILLPIVGNAAEHASAVMFAMKDKLDLSLGVAIGSSTQMSMFGIPFCVVIGWMMGQPMDLNFHLFETASLLMTVLVVAFLLQDGTSNCLKGLMLFLCYLIVAASFYVHSDQDPDGNNPAQN, via the exons ATGTTTGGTAGCCTGAAGTTTGTGCTGCTCAAGTCAAAGCTCAACCTGTTGATACCGTCTGGCTTTGTGGCGATCGTTGTCAAGGACATGACAGGAAACAAT GGCTGGGTGTTTCCCCTGACTCTGTTGGGCATTATTCCTTTGGCGGAGCGACTGGGTTTCGCCACCGA GCAGTTAGCATTCTTCACAGGCCCAACAG TTGGGGGCCTTCTGAATGCTACATTTGGCAATGCAACCGAGTTGATTATATCGATCCATGCGCTAAGGAGCGGAAAGTTACGAGTTGTCCAGCAGTCTCTGCTAGGGTCCATCCTGTCAAACTTGCTTCTGGTTCTCGGTTGCGCATTTTTCAGTGGAGGGGTCACTTGTGGCAAAACTGAGCAGAAATTCAGCAAG TCAGAGGCAGTAGTGAGCTCTGGGCTGCTTTTGATGGCCGTATTGGGGCTGCTGCCTCCTACTGTGCTGCATTACACTCATTCAGAAGTCCACTCTGGAAAGTCAGGACTAGCCTTGTCAAGGTTCAGCAGCTGCGTCATGCTTGTTGCTTACGCTTGCTACATCTACTTTGAACTGACAACCAGTCGCCGTCGCGAGGAATCTAATCAA GGAAGAGGTGAGAATGTAGGGGATGCTGACAACAATGAAGCTCCTGACATTTCAAAATGGGAAGCCATTGCCTGGCTTGCAATTTTGACAATTTGGATCTCAGTACTCTCTGACTACTTAGTTAATGCAATCGAC GGGGCTTCACAGGCTTGGAATATACCGGTTGCGTTCATCAGTGTTATTTTACTTCCAATTGTGGGGAATGCTGCAGAACATGCTAGTGCGGTCATGTTCGCAATGAAAGATAAATTA GATCTTTCCCTGGGAGTTGCAATAGGGTCATCAACACAAATGTCCATGTTTGGG ATACCATTTTGTGTAGTGATAGGGTGGATGATGGGCCAGCCCATGGACTTGAACTTTCATCTCTTCGAGACCGCAAGCCTCTTAATGACGGTACTGGTTGTCGCATTTTTGTTGCAG GATGGGACTTCAAATTGCTTAAAAGGGTTGATGCTGTTTCTATGCTATCTGATAGTCGCTGCTAGTTTCTATGTACATTCCGATCAGGATCCTGATG GTAATAACCCTGCGCAAAACTAG
- the LOC109773219 gene encoding putative vacuolar cation/proton exchanger 4 isoform X1, whose protein sequence is MTSTAAAGSDSRRLLPGRQNFHQMDRINGNGQKSAIQASTFSDGADEFDDDTLIASEALSRRTGGFERNAGPGNLGMFGSLKFVLLKSKLNLLIPSGFVAIVVKDMTGNNGWVFPLTLLGIIPLAERLGFATEQLAFFTGPTVGGLLNATFGNATELIISIHALRSGKLRVVQQSLLGSILSNLLLVLGCAFFSGGVTCGKTEQKFSKSEAVVSSGLLLMAVLGLLPPTVLHYTHSEVHSGKSGLALSRFSSCVMLVAYACYIYFELTTSRRREESNQGRGENVGDADNNEAPDISKWEAIAWLAILTIWISVLSDYLVNAIDGASQAWNIPVAFISVILLPIVGNAAEHASAVMFAMKDKLDLSLGVAIGSSTQMSMFGIPFCVVIGWMMGQPMDLNFHLFETASLLMTVLVVAFLLQDGTSNCLKGLMLFLCYLIVAASFYVHSDQDPDGNNPAQN, encoded by the exons ATGACGTCCACGGCGGCGGCCGGCTCCGACTCCCGGCGGCTCTTGCCCGGCCGTCAAAACTTCCATCAG ATGGACAGGATCAATGGAAATGGCCAGAAGTCTGCCATTCAA GCATCCACATTCTCCGATGGAGCAGACGAATTCGACGACGACACGCTTATTGCCTCGGAAGCGCTGTCCCGCAGAACTGGCGGCTTTGAGAGAAATGCAGGCCCTGGGAATTTGGGGATGTTTGGTAGCCTGAAGTTTGTGCTGCTCAAGTCAAAGCTCAACCTGTTGATACCGTCTGGCTTTGTGGCGATCGTTGTCAAGGACATGACAGGAAACAAT GGCTGGGTGTTTCCCCTGACTCTGTTGGGCATTATTCCTTTGGCGGAGCGACTGGGTTTCGCCACCGA GCAGTTAGCATTCTTCACAGGCCCAACAG TTGGGGGCCTTCTGAATGCTACATTTGGCAATGCAACCGAGTTGATTATATCGATCCATGCGCTAAGGAGCGGAAAGTTACGAGTTGTCCAGCAGTCTCTGCTAGGGTCCATCCTGTCAAACTTGCTTCTGGTTCTCGGTTGCGCATTTTTCAGTGGAGGGGTCACTTGTGGCAAAACTGAGCAGAAATTCAGCAAG TCAGAGGCAGTAGTGAGCTCTGGGCTGCTTTTGATGGCCGTATTGGGGCTGCTGCCTCCTACTGTGCTGCATTACACTCATTCAGAAGTCCACTCTGGAAAGTCAGGACTAGCCTTGTCAAGGTTCAGCAGCTGCGTCATGCTTGTTGCTTACGCTTGCTACATCTACTTTGAACTGACAACCAGTCGCCGTCGCGAGGAATCTAATCAA GGAAGAGGTGAGAATGTAGGGGATGCTGACAACAATGAAGCTCCTGACATTTCAAAATGGGAAGCCATTGCCTGGCTTGCAATTTTGACAATTTGGATCTCAGTACTCTCTGACTACTTAGTTAATGCAATCGAC GGGGCTTCACAGGCTTGGAATATACCGGTTGCGTTCATCAGTGTTATTTTACTTCCAATTGTGGGGAATGCTGCAGAACATGCTAGTGCGGTCATGTTCGCAATGAAAGATAAATTA GATCTTTCCCTGGGAGTTGCAATAGGGTCATCAACACAAATGTCCATGTTTGGG ATACCATTTTGTGTAGTGATAGGGTGGATGATGGGCCAGCCCATGGACTTGAACTTTCATCTCTTCGAGACCGCAAGCCTCTTAATGACGGTACTGGTTGTCGCATTTTTGTTGCAG GATGGGACTTCAAATTGCTTAAAAGGGTTGATGCTGTTTCTATGCTATCTGATAGTCGCTGCTAGTTTCTATGTACATTCCGATCAGGATCCTGATG GTAATAACCCTGCGCAAAACTAG
- the LOC109773211 gene encoding uncharacterized protein, with translation MAATAAAEADGGGAVTTRLFVGGLAEGVSAADLEAVFGSIGRVAGVEFVRTSGRSFAYVDFQCPSHKALAKLFSTYNGCKWKGGKLKLEKAKEHYLVRLKREWEQEAAAAAAAQEMHAEDNVDKQEEKEKRKLEKDALESSKLNIYFPRLRKLKPLPFKGSGKHKYSFRNIEVPSYPIHFCDCEEHCGPPEKANEEYAAVLNRVAYEKERNIMNSVMSKLFEKDTEQIDSSELQKQGDVVNIMEPSDAETEPSNAETEPSDTETEPSDSDNDLPMEETTETPEEDLDDLQMEETDDPSEEELDDDLVINIAPRKANNSAAQLNRANQAVNKDERFRKRQHFDEISPQKKRQKPEDLSEPRNQKQSTSMNADRRTTGRSLPSVAVAIQNEQKSSVLSGKGTHGFSSVLDRAKSSAGLEGVDALTGRSTKNEGSQNELPTAEPKKGSVWTQKSAWRDLVGGMGATSFSISQILPNISPAPPKLEPATETSVACTEARREVTSLGMTSLESPAAITQPSSEQNLLSSTGTPSAGTTIGSAGHETRGHDESNKVEEPCVVPKITISEVCPFMRNEESVQQWSKAKKVLTGFSKRGDEKKAGSSNSRRGKPQSRRG, from the exons ATGGCGGCGACGGCCGCGGCGGAGGCAGACGGCGGTGGCGCCGTCACCACGCGGCTATTCGTGGGCGGGCTGGCGGAGGGCGTGTCCGCGGCCGACCTGGAGGCCGTGTTCGGCTCCATCGGCCGCGTCGCCGGCGTCGAGTTCGTGCGCACCAGCGGCCGCAGCTTCGCCTACGTCGACTTCCAATGCCCCTCCCACAAGGCCCTGGCCAAGCTCTTCTCCACC TACAATGGGTGCAAATGGAAAGGAGGGAAGCTGAAACTGGAGAAGGCCAAGGAGCACTACCTCGTTCGGCTGAAGCGAGAATGGgagcaggaggcggcggcggcggcagctgcTCAAGAAATGCATGCGGAAGATAATGTGGACAAgcaggaggagaaggagaagcggAAGCTGGAGAAGGATGCTCTGGAAAGTTCAAAGCTTAACATCTACTTCCCGAGATTGAGGAAG CTGAAACCTTTGCCTTTTAAAGGCAGTGGAAAGCACAAATACAGTTTCAGAAATATTGAAGTCCCTTCCTACCCAATTCATTTCTGTGACTGCGAGGAGCACTGTGGACCTCCTGAGAAAGCTAATGAAGAATATGCTGCTGTTCTTAATCGTGTTGCATATGAGAAGGAGCGCAACATCATGAATTCTGTGATGAGTAAGCTCTTTGAGAAGGACACTGAGCAAATCGATTCATCGGAACTGCAGAAACAAGGTGATGTTGTTAACATCATGGAACCGTCTGATGCTGAGACAGAACCCTCTAATGCTGAGACAGAACCCTCTGATACGGAGACAGAACCCTCTGATTCCGACAATGATTTACCAATGGAAGAAACAACAGAAACTCCTGAAGAAGATTTGGATGACCTCCAAATGGAAGAAACAGACGATCCTTCTGAAGAAGAATTGGATGATGACCTTGTGATCAACATTGCTCCTCGCAAGGCCAACAACTCAGCTGCACAGTTAAATAGGGCAAACCAAGCAGTGAATAAG GACGAGCGGTTCAGAAAACGTCAGCATTTTGATGAGATTTCTCCACAAAAGAAGAGACAGAAACCAGAGGATTTATCTGAACCTAGAAACCAGAAGCAGTCTACTTCAATGAATGCAGACAGGAGGACTACAGGGAGGTCTTTGCCATCTGTGGCAGTAGCCATCCAAAATGAACAAAAATCCTCTGTTTTGTCAGGAAAAGGAACACATGGTTTCTCTTCCGTACTTGATAGAGCTAAAAGTTCTGCTGGTCTTGAAGGTGTTGACGCTCTAACAGGTCGTTCTACCAAAAACGAAGGTTCACAAAATGAGCTTCCTACTGCTGAACCTAAAAAGGGTTCTGTGTGGACTCAGAAGTCTGCCTGGAGAGATCTTGTAGGAGGCATGGGGGCTACATCTTTCAGTATATCGCAGATATTGCCGAACATCAGCCCAGCACCACCAAAACTTGAACCTGCTACTGAGACCTCTGTCGCATGCACCGAAGCCAGGAGGGAAGTGACATCATTAGGTATGACATCTTTGGAATCCCCGGCGGCTATAACTCAGCCCTCGTCTGAGCAGAACTTACTGAGCTCCACGGGAACACCATCCGCTGGAACAACAATTGGTTCAGCTGGTCATGAAACCCGAGGGCACGACGAGAGCAACAAGGTAGAAGAACCGTGTGTGGTCCCAAAGATTACAATCAGTGAAGTCTGCCCGTTCATGAGAAACGAAGAGTCAGTTCAGCAATGGTCGAAGGCAAAGAAGGTTCTAACCGGGTTCAGCAAGAGGGGCGACGAGAAGAAGGCCGGATCCAGTAACTCCAGGAGAGGAAAGCCACAGTCACGGAGAGGATAA